The following are from one region of the Myxocyprinus asiaticus isolate MX2 ecotype Aquarium Trade chromosome 2, UBuf_Myxa_2, whole genome shotgun sequence genome:
- the LOC127415359 gene encoding activated CDC42 kinase 1-like has product MMDHDTQWLYQLLAEVQLERFYIRIRDGLNVTRIEHLNYVKEADLEQIGISRPGQRRLWEAAKRYKTNIRPRSWMTKVFNGRTPEGSDQLNAVGPSQGPDTGRALTCLIQDSELIFGEKLGSGSFGVVRKAEWHTATGRVLHVAVKTLRGGSSRQVDMVADFLQEVTTMQSLDHPNIIRLYGVVLTQPLKMVTELAPFGSLYDTLRLRQGEYSLSRLWLFSTQIAAGMEYLESRRFIHRDLAARNVLLAARDQVKIGDFGLMRGLDQDRDHYVMTAHRRIPFAWCAPESLRVGSFSHASDVWMFGVTLWEMFTYCEEPWLGLSGRQILYRVERGERLERPPDCPQELYSVMRKCWACNSTDRPTFSQLTTMVAEAQPMEVRAVKDFTEPRKLSLQANDLVTIIDHGLEMNEWKGQNQRTLSVALFPPALAAPSLTAVGLGPGPGPGLISPPVRGRLQHTGHGDTDPGRSWGTPEGIDDPGCWRIPLGREKEGSNLKKMEGMSKSLESVLGVSQVKGRAGGSVAQRTDNRRPIQGQLVQDPRRLSDAVVTMPPRPPPPNFKRIKPQMMMHDRRMGNPATGAWTPPSQPHLQLQFQQPQQPFLMANNLARMAQLAKSSPQLDDGFEEEKEREREQEKERERQKAKERYPPQVNKEALIAQVQEAVHGVTIEEVQRALHRNDWNPTRAEQHLKTDQLYYMNQCSREECQKILARYNWDLQTAGRYLFRLVKDRTREAAQERR; this is encoded by the exons ATGATGGATCATGACACTCAGTGGCTGTACCAACTCCTTGCTGAAGTGCAGCTGGAGAGATTCTACATAAGGATACGCGACGGACTCAATGTGACGCGTATTGAGCACCTGAACTATGTTAAAGAAGCAGATCTTGAACAGATTGGCATTAGTAGACCAG GACAGCGACGATTATGGGAAGCTGCCAAACGTTATAAAACCAACATACGACCACGTTCATGGATGACCAAG GTCTTCAATGGTCGCACCCCAGAGGGAAGTGACCAGTTAAATGCTGTTGGACCCAGCCAGGGGCCGGACACAGGGCGTGCTCTCACCTGTCTTATCCAGGACAGTGAACTGATCTTTGGGGAGAAGCTGGGCTCAGGCTCCTTTGGGGTCGTTAGGAAAGCAGAATGGCACACGGCAACTGGACGAGTG CTGCATGTAGCAGTAAAAACCTTAAGGGGTGGCTCATCCAGACAGGTAGACATGGTGGCCGATTTCCTTCAGGAAGTTACGACCATGCAGTCTCTGGATCATCCCAACATTATACGCCTCTATGGTGTTGTCCTTACTCAACCACTTAAAATG GTAACGGAGCTGGCTCCTTTCGGTTCTTTATATGACACACTACGCCTTCGACAGGGAGAATACTCTCTTTCACGACTCTGGCTATTCAGCACACAGATTGCTGCAGGTATGGAGTACTTGGAGTCTAGACGCTTCATCCACAGAGACCTTGCTGCCCGGAACGTGCTGTTGGCTGCTAGAGATCAAGTGAAGATTGGAGACTTTGGATTGATGAGAGGCTTGGATCAGGACAGAGACCACTACGTCATGACAGCACACAGACGCATACCCTTTGCATG GTGTGCCCCTGAGAGCTTACGTGTGGGATCTTTCTCTCATGCCTCAGATGTCTGGATGTTTGGTGTCACATTGTGGGAAATGTTCACTTATTGCGAGGAGCCCTGGCTGGGGCTCTCTGGCAGACAG ATCCTGTATCGTGTAGAGCGGGGTGAGCGGTTGGAGAGGCCTCCAGACTGTCCGCAGGAGTTGTATTCTGTGATGCGTAAATGTTGGGCTTGCAATTCTACTGACCGACCGACCTTCTCACAGCTCACCACCATGGTAGCAGAG gCACAGCCTATGGAGGTTCGTGCAGTGAAAGACTTTACAGAGCCCAGAAAACTCTCTCTACAGGCAAATGATCTAGTGACCATAATAGACCATGG GCTGGAAATGAATGAGTGGAAGGGGCAAAACCAGAGAACTCTCAGTGTTGCTTTGTTCCCCCCTGCATTGGCAGCCCCCTCTCTCACTGCAGTAGGTCTGGGGCCTGGTCCTGGTCCTGGTCTTATCTCTCCCCCTGTTAGAGGTAGGCTGCAGCACACTGGCCATGGAGACACTGACCCAGGACGCAGCTGGGGGACACCAGAAGGAATAGATGA CCCCGGATGTTGGAGGATTCCATTAGGAAGAGAGAAGGAAGGCTCCAATCTAAAGAAAATGGAAG GCATGTCAAAGAGTCTGGAGTCCGTCCTTGGTGTTTCACAGGTCAAAGGTCGAGCTGGTGGGAGTGTTGCTCAAAGAACCGATAACCGCAGACCCATACAGGGTCAACTGGTCCAAGACCCCCGCAGACTTAGTGATGCTGTTGTCACCATGCCTCCACGGCCACCACCCCCCAATTTCAAACGCATCAAACCCCAGATGATGATGCATGATCGGAGAATGGGAAACCCAGCCACTGGTGCCTGGACCCCTCCATCTCAACCTCACCTACAGCTACAGTTCCAACAACCACAGCAGCCATTTTTAATGGCTAACAATCTTGCCAGAATGGCCCAATTAGCCAAGTCAAGCCCTCAGTTAGATGATGGCTTTgaggaagagaaggagagagagagggagcaagagaaagagagagagcgccaGAAAGCAAAGGAGAGGTACCCACCGCAAGTTAACAAGGAGGCGCTAATAGCACAA GTTCAGGAGGCGGTACATGGAGTGACCATTGAAGAGGTACAGAGAGCTCTGCATCGCAATGACTGGAATCCTACACGAGCTGAACAACATCTTAAG ACAGACCAGCTTTATTACATGAATCAGTGCTCCCGTGAGGAATGTCAAAAAATCCTGGCCCGCTACAACTGGGACCTGCAAACGGCTGGCCGTTACCTCTTTCGTCTGGTCAAAGACAGGACCAGAGAGGCTGCACAGGAAAGACGATGA